A DNA window from Paenibacillus sp. HWE-109 contains the following coding sequences:
- a CDS encoding DUF948 domain-containing protein has translation MLFQISAIIAAVAFVFLVFYLIQTLKSLKHSLDEITSTMGQMKNEVTQISSEVQDVILNTNEMAIDVRVKLAKLNHLFSSVNDVGQVIHELTTSVKQSATSLLSAVKQTSIMKEGAKPNHKWQTIIQGAAISFDMWQKMKANKSPHTGVTK, from the coding sequence ATGTTATTCCAAATCAGTGCGATTATTGCAGCCGTTGCGTTTGTATTTCTGGTCTTCTATTTAATACAAACCTTAAAATCATTGAAGCATTCCTTGGATGAAATCACATCGACCATGGGCCAGATGAAGAATGAAGTGACACAAATCAGTTCAGAAGTACAGGATGTAATTCTCAATACGAATGAGATGGCCATAGATGTACGTGTTAAGCTGGCTAAACTGAATCACTTATTCAGCTCGGTGAATGATGTGGGTCAGGTCATTCACGAACTGACAACTTCGGTGAAGCAATCAGCAACCAGCCTGCTCTCAGCTGTGAAGCAAACGAGTATAATGAAAGAAGGAGCAAAGCCTAATCACAAATGGCAGACGATCATTCAAGGCGCAGCGATTTCCTTCGATATGTGGCAAAAAATGAAAGCAAATAAATCACCGCACACCGGTGTTACGAAATAG
- a CDS encoding STAS domain-containing protein, translating to MNAIRKFTVYKQSNGKENMIYLSGELDLSAASELAAVLDSVVNLENQSLTLDLRELRYIDSTGIGMFVSVLKVRAAMQAAFRIQHIPAKIQRLFDLTGVSRYFVNGDQQSANQRATERKEEII from the coding sequence GTGAACGCAATACGTAAATTTACTGTCTATAAACAATCAAATGGCAAAGAAAATATGATCTATTTAAGTGGGGAACTTGATCTGTCCGCGGCATCGGAACTGGCAGCTGTGCTTGATTCCGTCGTGAACCTGGAAAACCAAAGTCTTACCCTGGATTTAAGAGAACTTCGTTATATCGACAGTACGGGAATCGGCATGTTTGTCTCTGTGCTTAAAGTGAGAGCAGCTATGCAAGCCGCATTCCGAATTCAACACATTCCTGCCAAAATTCAACGTTTGTTTGACTTAACAGGCGTATCCAGATACTTCGTGAATGGTGATCAACAGTCAGCCAATCAGCGTGCAACAGAAAGGAAAGAAGAAATCATATGA
- the rsbW gene encoding anti-sigma B factor RsbW yields the protein MTPYIGLTIPAKAEYLDIVRLTLYGVATKAGFSFEDIEDMKVAVAEACNNAILHAYEDQTGTVDIQFEHSDGYLKISVKDEGNSFNYVQTDPEEATLHHKSISEATVGGLGLFLMQALMDEVQVLTHSGRGTEVILLKHIAGQLNRKEEMV from the coding sequence ATGACACCATACATCGGACTTACTATACCTGCGAAGGCGGAATACTTGGATATTGTTCGCCTTACCCTCTACGGTGTTGCTACCAAAGCTGGCTTCTCTTTTGAAGATATTGAAGATATGAAGGTAGCCGTTGCGGAAGCATGCAATAATGCTATTCTTCATGCCTATGAAGATCAAACAGGCACGGTAGACATCCAATTCGAGCATAGCGATGGCTATCTGAAAATTTCGGTTAAGGATGAGGGCAATAGTTTTAACTATGTTCAAACGGACCCGGAAGAAGCGACGCTTCATCACAAATCGATCAGTGAAGCCACAGTTGGCGGGTTAGGCCTATTTCTGATGCAAGCGCTGATGGATGAAGTTCAAGTGCTTACGCATAGTGGAAGAGGAACTGAGGTTATTTTGTTGAAACATATAGCAGGGCAGCTGAATAGAAAAGAGGAAATGGTATGA
- a CDS encoding sigma-70 family RNA polymerase sigma factor, which produces MNANASSSKPLYEMYLKMKIYKETACQETATALLLHYEPIVRMAVGKMSRSRPDLYEDLFQVGQMSMLRLFTQYDSTMEIPFEAYAMKSLIGHLKNYLRDKSWYIQVPRRIKEKGSMVQRALDELTVKFERSPSIDEIAAYLELSSEETIEILAGRDYYNYTSLDTPLTSEGDSATIGDMIAGPTDDYTSLERRMDLEEAMNCLKQEERTVIGLIYHEGHSQRQIADQLGISQMSVSRIQKRAIDKLKTVLTENS; this is translated from the coding sequence ATGAATGCCAATGCATCATCCTCAAAGCCTTTATATGAAATGTATTTGAAGATGAAGATCTACAAAGAAACAGCTTGCCAAGAGACGGCTACGGCACTGCTGCTGCACTATGAACCTATTGTTCGTATGGCAGTTGGCAAAATGTCGCGAAGCCGTCCTGATTTGTATGAAGATCTATTTCAAGTCGGTCAAATGTCGATGCTGCGGCTTTTCACGCAATATGACAGCACAATGGAAATCCCATTCGAAGCCTATGCGATGAAAAGTCTGATCGGTCACCTCAAAAATTATTTGCGTGACAAGTCATGGTACATACAGGTTCCAAGGCGTATTAAGGAAAAAGGCTCCATGGTCCAAAGGGCATTGGATGAACTGACGGTCAAGTTTGAGCGCTCACCAAGTATTGATGAGATTGCGGCTTATCTGGAACTCAGTTCCGAAGAAACCATCGAGATTCTGGCGGGCCGTGACTACTATAACTACACGTCGCTGGATACACCTCTTACAAGTGAAGGCGACAGCGCTACGATTGGCGATATGATCGCTGGACCAACCGATGATTACACATCACTGGAGAGACGGATGGATTTGGAAGAAGCCATGAATTGCTTGAAGCAAGAAGAACGCACCGTCATTGGCCTCATCTACCATGAAGGGCACTCACAGCGGCAAATCGCCGATCAACTAGGGATTTCCCAAATGAGTGTATCCCGTATCCAAAAACGGGCAATAGATAAGTTGAAGACCGTTTTGACAGAGAACTCATAA
- a CDS encoding PPK2 family polyphosphate kinase produces MLSSQFRLEHGKKVKLAQIDPNETGSVHDREEAEPNIERLKERLEALQNVLYAGKQQAVLFVIQGMDCSGKDGVVKRALGGLHPQGFQVNSFRTPTEEEEAHDFLWRAHKIVPAKGMIGAFIRSYYEDVLITRTHKWISESEVKKRFKHINRFEKLLESSGVKIVKIFLHISKDFQLAKLRNRLTDDTKRWKFDKNDLVERESWGAYEQAYEDVFRQCSTESAPWYVVPANHRWYRDLAVLQIAVDALESMNLAYPPSDPELDQLLDQLQE; encoded by the coding sequence ATGCTAAGCAGCCAATTTCGTTTGGAGCATGGGAAGAAAGTAAAGCTAGCGCAAATTGATCCCAATGAAACGGGGAGTGTTCATGATCGGGAAGAGGCTGAGCCGAACATTGAACGTTTGAAGGAACGCTTGGAAGCCCTGCAGAATGTCTTATACGCAGGCAAGCAGCAAGCAGTACTCTTCGTTATCCAAGGCATGGATTGCAGCGGCAAGGACGGTGTTGTCAAGCGTGCGCTTGGCGGCCTGCATCCGCAAGGTTTTCAAGTGAATAGCTTCCGTACACCTACGGAGGAAGAGGAAGCTCATGATTTTCTCTGGCGGGCTCACAAAATTGTGCCTGCCAAAGGCATGATTGGGGCTTTTATTCGCTCGTACTATGAGGATGTCCTGATTACAAGAACTCATAAATGGATCAGTGAGTCGGAAGTGAAGAAGCGATTTAAACATATCAACCGTTTTGAGAAATTGCTAGAAAGCAGCGGCGTGAAAATCGTGAAGATTTTCTTGCACATTTCCAAGGATTTTCAGCTGGCGAAGCTGCGCAATCGGTTGACCGATGATACGAAGCGCTGGAAGTTCGATAAGAATGATCTTGTGGAACGTGAATCGTGGGGGGCATATGAGCAAGCCTATGAGGACGTGTTTAGACAGTGCAGCACCGAATCGGCGCCGTGGTATGTCGTTCCTGCTAACCATCGCTGGTACCGTGATTTGGCCGTCTTGCAAATTGCAGTGGACGCTTTGGAAAGCATGAATCTAGCGTATCCGCCATCGGATCCAGAGCTGGATCAACTGCTGGATCAGCTACAGGAATAA